Proteins from one Cicer arietinum cultivar CDC Frontier isolate Library 1 chromosome 3, Cicar.CDCFrontier_v2.0, whole genome shotgun sequence genomic window:
- the LOC140919717 gene encoding uncharacterized protein, with protein MDELEQTEIREDVNQLKGQMTKILEILQALGNKNDGNPLVDEGVPQSTLVHPTGVAPHLHTNYQEGKAQQFPSYGLPPGYTPPINTHLPNNITLVVATNPQHGTGEFPQMQPSPLTSGFPGSSSQGKSTEATQMMLNIHHEPRPLEGNQSQEKWQALEERLRVVEGGNNYGFDASDLCLVSDVIIPLKFKLPEFDKYKGTTCPKNHLIMYCRKMGFCAHDEKLLIHFFQDRLTGASLSWYMHLERAHISSWKDLVDAFLKQYKYNLDMAPDRIQLQNMTKRDDETFKEYAQ; from the coding sequence ATGGATGAACTAGAGCAAACAGAAATAAGAGAAGATGTGAACCAGCTCAAGGGGCAAATGACCAAGATATTGGAGATTTTACAAGCACTTGGAAATAAAAATGATGGGAATCCTTTGGTAGACGAGGGGGTGCCCCAAAGCACTCTTGTTCACCCAACGGGCGTCGCTCCACACCTTCACACCAATTATCAAGAAGGGAAGGCTCAACAATTTCCATCTTATGGTCTTCCTCCAGGTTATACCCCACCCATAAACACTCATCTCCCCAACAACATTACACTGGTCGTGGCTACAAATCCACAACATGGTACTGGCGAGTTCCCTCAAATGCAACCTTCACCCCTTACTTCGGGCTTTCCTGGCTCTTCATCGCAAGGAAAATCTACCGAAGCTACGCAGATGATGTTAAACATACACCATGAACCTCGACCGCTTGAGGGCAATCAATCCCAAGAAAAATGGCAAGCCTTGGAAGAACGCTTGAGAGTTGTCGAAGGGGGAAACAATTATGGATTTGATGCTTCAGACCTATGCCTCGTTTCTGATGTTATAATACCTCTGAAATTCAAATTGCCTGAATTCGACAAATACAAGGGAACTACATGTCCCAAGAACCATCTTATTATGTATTGtcgaaaaatgggtttttgcGCCCATGACGAAAAACTGTTAATCCACTTCTTTCAAGACCGTTTGACAGGAGCTTCCCTGAGTTGGTATATGCACCTTGAGCGAGCTCATATCAGCTCTTGGAAAGATTTGGTGgatgcctttttgaaacaatacaaatataatctCGACATGGCTCCTGATAGAATACAGCTGCAAAATATGACAAAACGAGACGATGAAACATTCAAGGAATATGCCCAATGA
- the LOC101493307 gene encoding uncharacterized protein — protein sequence MGSNGGSNITPLRKTLPLRVLKPGVSNIKNLARKLKKVQRVIFMGKFRKILDLLEVNVQVDALTALAQFYDPPFRCFTFKDFQLAPTLKGSKPYQYMEHYPSLKTIAETFDIPIKEIEDNITNKDNLIGFPIKYLEEKAVNLARDGKWDTFMDVLALIIYGIVLFPTIKDFVDFMAIDVFLDYKHRGENPVPAVLANIYCTLDFRHEKEGGLIHYCSTILYFWFFKHIFQDMHQLRTKSKKEWANVIANLNERTIQWYSRSQDINEVICRCGVFVDVPLMGTKGCINYSPYVALRQLGYPMTKPPIMDVTKSFVIHGRDVYDASLLRRIRKSWGDVVRRGQELGPRSCGIGEEYHNWVKKRALEVKLPFHSTIITSEVVTT from the coding sequence ATGGGATCAAATGGTGGCTCAAATATTACTCCATTAAGAAAGACCTTGCCATTGAGAGTTCTTAAACCTGGTGTGAGCAACATTAAGAATCTTGCTCGAAAGTTGAAAAAAGTACAACGTGTAATCTTTATGGGGAAATTCAGAAAAATTCTTGATTTACTTGAAGTTAATGTACAAGTGGATGCCCTTACAGCGTTGGCCCAATTCTATGATCCTCCTTTCAGGTGTTTCACTTTTAAggactttcagttggccccaACGTTGAAGGGGAGTAAACCTTACCAATACATGGAACACTACCCCTCACTGAAAACAATTGCTGAAACGTTTGATATCCCTATAAAGGAAATAGAAGACAATATAACCaacaaagataatttgattGGATTTCCAATAAAATATCTTGAGGAGAAAGCAGTAAACTTAGCAAGAGATGGAAAATGGGACACTTTCATGGATGTGCTTGCCTTAATTATATATGGAATTGTTTTATTTCCAACTATTAAGGATTTTGTGGATTTCATGGCGATAGACGTTTTTTTGGATTACAAGCATAGAGGGGAGAATCCAGTACCGGCAGTTTTGGCTAACATTTACTGCACGCTCGACTTCCGTCATGAGAAAGAGGGGGGCCTAATCCATTATTGCTCGACAATACTCTATTTTTGGtttttcaaacatatttttcaagACATGCATCAATTAAGAACTAAGAGCAAAAAGGAATGGGCCAACGTTATAGCAAATCTCAACGAAAGAACGATTCAATGGTACTCTCGGAGTCAAGATATAAATGAAGTGATTTGTAGATGCGGTGTTTTTGTAGATGTTCCCCTCATGGGAACCAAAGGGTGTATAAATTATAGTCCTTATGTTGCATTGAGACAATTGGGTTATCCTATGACAAAACCTCCAATAATGGATGTAACAAAATCTTTTGTTATTCATGGACGAGATGTTTATGATGCTAGCTTGTTGAGAAGAATACGTAAGTCTTGGGGAGATGTTGTTAGAAGAGGTCAAGAATTAGGGCCTAGAAGTTGTGGTATAGGAGAGGAATATCATAATTGGGTGAAAAAGAGGGCATTAGAGGTCAAGTTGCCTTTTCACAGCACCATCATTACTTCCGAAGTAGTAACAACATAA